The Bacteroidales bacterium genome has a segment encoding these proteins:
- a CDS encoding aspartate aminotransferase family protein, which yields MFQEHSLFYELLAQTSPSPLGIQVSHAEGVFLYGPDGKKYFDLVSGVSVSNAGHKNPEVEKALAEQIQKYTHLMVYGELIQSPQVQYAEFLTSLLPPQLNNVYFVNSGAEAVEGAMKLAKKFTGRTEIIACKNAYHGSTQGALSIMGNEKLKQPFRPLLPDIRFIDFNNENDIPHITEKTVCVIVEPIQGEAGIILPQNDYLGKLRKKCDETGALLVFDEVQTGILRTGKNFAFEHYGAVPDILVLAKALGGGMPLGAFVTSKNIMQSLTHNPSLGHITTFGGHPVCCAAGLASFRYLKNNITDLEIDSKANLFYSLLEDNKFVKEIRYKGLLMAVELADCNKIQQFIRLGVEHGIISDWFLFCDTAFRISPPLTITEDEIQDVVKIINLCLKEL from the coding sequence ATGTTCCAAGAGCATAGTCTTTTTTATGAGCTGCTGGCACAAACCTCTCCCTCTCCATTAGGCATTCAGGTATCTCATGCCGAAGGTGTTTTTCTTTACGGCCCCGATGGAAAAAAATATTTTGATCTGGTTTCGGGCGTTTCGGTAAGTAATGCAGGGCATAAAAATCCTGAAGTGGAAAAGGCTCTTGCCGAACAAATTCAAAAATACACCCACCTGATGGTATATGGGGAACTCATACAGTCGCCGCAAGTGCAATATGCTGAGTTTCTCACTTCCCTCCTGCCCCCACAACTCAACAATGTTTACTTTGTGAATTCCGGTGCAGAGGCTGTGGAAGGCGCCATGAAACTTGCCAAAAAGTTTACAGGCAGAACGGAAATTATCGCCTGTAAAAATGCTTACCACGGAAGCACTCAGGGAGCACTGAGTATCATGGGAAATGAAAAGCTGAAACAGCCCTTCCGTCCGCTTTTACCTGATATCAGGTTTATTGATTTTAATAATGAAAATGACATCCCGCACATCACTGAAAAAACTGTCTGCGTGATTGTTGAGCCCATTCAGGGAGAAGCAGGAATCATACTTCCCCAGAATGATTATCTTGGCAAACTGCGTAAAAAATGTGATGAAACCGGAGCGCTGTTGGTATTTGACGAGGTGCAGACGGGCATACTGCGGACAGGGAAAAATTTTGCTTTTGAACATTACGGCGCGGTGCCTGATATTTTAGTTTTGGCCAAAGCCCTGGGGGGCGGCATGCCCTTAGGGGCATTTGTAACATCAAAAAATATCATGCAATCGCTGACCCATAATCCTTCTCTTGGTCATATTACGACCTTTGGCGGGCACCCGGTTTGTTGTGCTGCCGGACTGGCATCTTTTCGGTATTTAAAAAATAACATAACAGACTTAGAAATAGATAGTAAGGCTAATTTATTTTATTCTTTACTTGAAGATAATAAATTTGTAAAAGAAATACGGTATAAGGGATTATTAATGGCTGTTGAATTGGCAGATTGTAATAAAATACAACAATTTATTAGACTCGGAGTGGAACATGGTATAATTTCCGACTGGTTTCTTTTTTGCGATACGGCTTTTCGTATTTCACCGCCTTTGACAATCACTGAAGATGAAATACAAGATGTTGTAAAAATAATTAACCTCTGCCTGAAAGAGCTATAA
- a CDS encoding universal stress protein yields the protein METKLVNIKSTNYSAALLIRSRLEFEGIETYLANVNLIQSDIATGVKILVKDSDAKRALQIIREAEKKRPGKEVAKSQPITLIICPVDFSKDSLNASFYALQLAAKIKAEVRFLHACYSIQPMAHVFPDAFSYQISMGNIFNDQKLNVKDGMKKFLVLIKQYIKDEKLPDIKITSTIIFEDPLTAIPRYCKKFKSAMLVMGTKGIGRSRNLLAGSITLRTIEKVSQPVLVVPLAYRASPIRHLNNMYITDFDDRDFSSFRKLMSIISMFEVDIKCIHIQKEKEKISEIMLEELTEHIKNVYSDYNVSCQLIGSKDISKSINRFVTTNKINLISLSEQKRNFLFQLFSKSIIKEILFKVDVPMLVFKY from the coding sequence ATGGAAACAAAATTAGTAAACATTAAATCCACAAATTATTCTGCTGCGTTGCTAATTCGCAGCAGACTGGAATTTGAAGGTATTGAAACTTACCTGGCTAATGTCAACCTGATACAATCAGATATTGCCACAGGTGTTAAAATCCTTGTCAAGGACAGCGATGCCAAAAGAGCTTTGCAAATCATCAGGGAAGCAGAAAAGAAACGCCCGGGTAAAGAAGTAGCAAAATCACAGCCTATAACATTAATAATATGCCCTGTGGATTTCTCAAAAGATTCTCTCAACGCTTCTTTTTATGCTTTGCAATTGGCTGCAAAAATCAAAGCGGAAGTGAGGTTTCTGCATGCCTGTTATTCGATACAGCCAATGGCACATGTGTTTCCCGATGCCTTCAGCTACCAGATTAGTATGGGTAATATTTTCAATGATCAGAAGCTGAACGTAAAAGATGGTATGAAAAAATTTCTGGTGCTGATAAAACAATATATCAAAGATGAAAAACTTCCGGATATAAAAATAACTTCTACCATAATTTTTGAAGACCCATTGACAGCAATACCACGATATTGTAAAAAATTCAAATCTGCCATGCTCGTTATGGGGACTAAAGGTATTGGCAGGTCACGCAATTTGCTGGCCGGAAGCATCACGCTCCGCACCATAGAAAAGGTCAGTCAGCCTGTGCTGGTGGTTCCCTTAGCTTACAGAGCTTCACCCATAAGACACCTGAACAATATGTATATCACGGATTTTGACGACAGGGATTTTAGCTCTTTTAGAAAACTGATGAGCATTATTAGTATGTTTGAAGTGGACATAAAATGCATTCACATCCAAAAAGAGAAAGAAAAAATCAGCGAGATAATGCTGGAAGAGCTTACTGAGCATATAAAAAATGTTTACAGCGACTACAATGTAAGCTGTCAGTTGATTGGAAGTAAAGACATCTCAAAAAGCATTAACCGTTTTGTTACAACAAATAAAATAAACCTGATAAGCCTTAGCGAGCAAAAACGGAATTTCCTGTTCCAGCTTTTCAGCAAAAGCATCATTAAAGAGATCCTGTTTAAAGTGGATGTGCCAATGCTGGTATTCAAGTATTAA
- a CDS encoding DUF1295 domain-containing protein — MISETFFNQLIIAWMLIGLIIFGLLFKITAPYGKFISKKWGALINNRLGWIIMEAPPLLVFSLFFFMGNNTGNTVCLFIYALWMMHYFYRDLIFPFRLKTEGKMMPAAVMSFGIMFNAFNAFFNGYYLGFFADYSTEWFSDPRFISGLVLFVAGFSIHVYSDNILINIRKNSHDYQIPHGGMYRFISCPNYFGEMLEWVGFAILSWSLAGLSFCVWTIVNLLPRAVSNHHWYKNNFCDYPSKRKAIIPFLY, encoded by the coding sequence ATGATATCAGAAACTTTTTTTAATCAACTCATTATTGCCTGGATGCTGATAGGGCTTATAATTTTCGGTCTGCTCTTTAAAATCACAGCCCCTTATGGTAAATTTATCAGCAAAAAATGGGGCGCACTTATCAATAACCGCCTGGGATGGATAATTATGGAAGCTCCTCCCCTGCTGGTTTTTTCGCTTTTTTTCTTTATGGGCAACAACACCGGAAATACAGTATGCCTTTTTATATACGCCCTTTGGATGATGCATTACTTTTACCGCGACCTGATATTTCCGTTCCGTCTGAAAACCGAAGGAAAAATGATGCCTGCTGCCGTGATGAGTTTTGGTATCATGTTTAATGCCTTCAATGCTTTTTTCAACGGCTATTATCTTGGATTTTTTGCAGATTACAGCACAGAATGGTTCAGCGACCCAAGGTTTATCTCCGGGTTGGTTTTGTTTGTTGCAGGCTTCAGCATCCATGTATATTCCGATAACATACTAATCAATATTCGTAAAAATTCTCATGATTATCAGATACCTCACGGAGGGATGTACCGTTTTATTTCATGCCCGAATTATTTTGGCGAAATGTTGGAATGGGTGGGATTTGCCATATTATCCTGGTCGCTGGCCGGCTTGTCATTTTGTGTCTGGACTATTGTAAATCTCTTGCCAAGGGCTGTATCCAACCACCACTGGTATAAGAATAATTTTTGTGATTACCCATCAAAAAGAAAGGCGATTATCCCCTTTTTGTATTAA